In one window of Canis aureus isolate CA01 chromosome 25, VMU_Caureus_v.1.0, whole genome shotgun sequence DNA:
- the LOC144297538 gene encoding olfactory receptor 9K2-like, with translation MSDKGAGNYSDVTDFTLVGFRVRPELHILLFLLFLLVYSMVLLGNFSMIGIIVTDSQLNTPMYFFLGNLSFIDLSYSTIIAPKAMVNFLSEKNTVSFLGCATQLFFFTFFIVTEGFILAVMAYDRFIAICNPLLYSIHMSRHLCAQLVTGSYLCGWVSSIIQVSTTFSVSFCASRVIDHFYCDSYQIEKISCSNLSVNKMISLCLAAFIILPTIVVIVVSYMYIVTTVLRIPSSEGRKKAFSTCSSHLGVVSLLYGTVSFVYLTPPSNPELRKVASVFYILVTPMLNPLIYSLRNKDVKQALGKILWKKTTLY, from the coding sequence ATGAGCGACAAGGGAGCGGGCAACTACTCAGATGTAACTGACTTCACTCTTGTAGGCTTCAGGGTCCGTCCAGAGCTCcacattctcctcttcctcctattCCTGCTGGTCTATAGCATGGTCCTTTTGGGGAACTTTAGTATGATTGGCATCATTGTGACTGACTCCCAGCTGAACACACCAATGTATTTCTTTCTAGGCAATCTCTCCTTCATTGACCTCTCCTACTCCACTATTATTGCCCCGAAAGCCATGGTCAACTTCCTGTCTGAGAAAAATACTGTCTCCTTTTTGGGGTGTGCTACCCAGCTCTTCTTTTTTACCTTCTTTATTGTAACAGAAGGTTTCATCCTGGCAgtcatggcctatgaccgcttcATCGCCATCTGCAATCCTCTTCTTTATAGTATCCACATGTCAAGACACCTTTGTGCTCAGCTGGTGACTGGCTCCTATCTCTGTGGCTGGGTCAGTTCCATCATCCAAGTCAGCACAACATTCTCAGTGTCTTTCTGTGCTTCCCGAGTCATTGATCACTTCTACTGTGATTCTTACCAAATTGAGAAGATCTCCTGTTCCAATCTCTCTGTAAACAAGATGATATCTCTTTGTTTGGCTGCCTTCATCATTTTGCCTACGATAGTTGTTATTGTCGTGTCTTACATGTACATTGTGACCACAGTCCTGAGGATTCCCTCCagtgaagggagaaagaaagcctTCTCCACCTGCAGCTCCCATTTGGGAGTGGTAAGTTTGCTGTACGGGACAGTCTCCTTTGTGTATCTCACACCTCCAAGCAATCCTGAACTTCGTAAAGTGGCTTCGGTGTTTTACATATTGGTCACGCCCATGTTAAACCCTCTGATCTACTCTCTAAGAAACAAAGATGTCAAACAAGCATTGGGGAAAATCCTGTGGAAGAAAACCACTTtatattaa
- the LOC144297539 gene encoding olfactory receptor 9S13-like, translating into MKSELSRNSSGVTEFILLGFRTAPDIQILLFLFFMLVYVVTVVGNVSMIIVIRMDSRLHTPMYFFLRHLSYVDLCYSTVIAPKTLANFLSHEKKISYNGCAAQFFFFALFVTTESILLAVMAFDRFSAICSPLLYPVHMSQKVCAQLVTGSYICGGLNSMVHTGFTFSLRFCGENHLDHFFCDVSALIKISCVDTSVNEMVLFILSALIIVTTTTVILVSYAYILSTVLKIPSTHGRGKTFSTCGSHMATVTLFYGTVFFMYAQPGAISSPGQNKVVAVLYTLIIPMLNPLIYSLRNREVKDAVRRVLHRK; encoded by the coding sequence ATGAAGAGCGAGCTGAGCAGGAATTCCTCAGGAGTGACTGAATTCATTCTGCTGGGCTTCAGAACAGCTCCAGACATACAGATCCTCTTATTCCTATTCTTCATGCTGGTCTACGTGGTCACTGTGGTGGGAAATGTCAGCATGATAATTGTCATCAGGATGGACTCGAGGCTTCACACGCCTATGTATTTCTTCCTTAGACACTTGTCCTATGTAGATCTCTGCTACTCCACAGTCATTGCTCCCAAAACTTTAGCCAACTTCCTGTCTCATGAAAAGAAGATTTCCTACAATGGCTGTGCAgcccaatttttcttctttgctctgtTTGTCACAACTGAAAGCATTCTTTTGGCCGTCATGGCCTTCGATCGATTCTCAGCCATTTGCTCCCCTCTCCTTTACCCTGTGCACATGTCCCAGAAAGTGTGCGCTCAGCTGGTGACTGGCTCCTACATCTGTGGAGGCCTTAACTCCATGGTCCACACAGGATTCACCTTCAGCTTGCGTTTCTGTGGAGAAAACCACCTGGATCACTTCTTCTGTGACGTCTCAGCCCTGATCAAGATCTCATGTGTAGACACGTCTGTGAACGAGATGGTGCTGTTCATCCTCTCCGCCCTCATCATTGTCACCACCACGACTGTCATCCTGGTTTCCTATGCTTACATACTCTCCACTGTCCTGAAGATCCCCTCCACCCACGGCAGGGGTAAGACCTTCTCCACCTGTGGCTCCCACATGGCCACGGTGACTTTGTTCTATGGGACCGTGTTCTTCATGTACGCCCAGCCCGGGGCCATCTCCTCCCCAGGGCAAAACAAGGTCGTGGCTGTGCTCTACACACTCATCATCCCAATGCTAAACCCTCTGATATACAGTCTGAGAAACAGAGAAGTGAAAGATGCTGTGAGAAGAGTGCTGCACAGGAAGTGA